The Desulfovibrio sp. JC022 nucleotide sequence CTGTTCTGCTATTTTACCTGTGACAGTACGGAAGGTGCCTTCAGCTATTTCGCCCAAAAAACTGGAGTCGCCACCGTCCGGGTCGTAAACATAGTCATCAAGGGCAATGCGTGAGTTGCCGCCCTGTGAAATAAGGGTGTCGTCAACAAAGCGCACCTCAACATTACTGTTGTCTCCGGTGATCAGTTCTTCGCCCTGATAGATAGGGCTTCCTGATTCCAGAACACGTGTTCCCGATGCGGTTTGGGCATACGCTTCACCGGAAATCCCGGTAACTACGCCGATTTCTTGAGGGCTGCTTTGTTCAACAGGCATTACAGTATGTTAACCTATGTTTATGTATTGTTTGGAGAAAGTATGTATCTTAAGAATTAATGGAAAAATAAGATATATTATTAAAATAAAAATAGCGTGTGGGCAAGTAATATTGGGAAAATATACTGGCTGTAAAAGTCACTAAAACTAAAACTCTATTCTTGAATTTAGAAGTTGTATTGTGGTCTGTATATAGTGTATGCTTAACTTTGCAGAACTAATGTTAATTCATTGTCAGGTCTGGAGAAATATATGGGCGTTTTTGAAAAAAGCAAGGGGGCGGGGAGCAGAACCCCTGTCTGGCTGAGAGTTGCCGTTCCGACGGTTGCTTCGCTGTTGCTTTTTATCATTGCCCTTTTTGCCGTCCATATGCCTGCGGTGCGTGATGCCTTGCTTGTTCAACGTAAAGAGTCCCTGAAACATATGACTCAGGTCGCCATAGGGGTGCTGGACCATCTGCGCGATCAGGAAATCAAAGGAATTATATCTTCTGAGGAAGCGCGTAGAAGGGGGGCCGAGATTATCGGGATGATGCGCTTCGGCCCGGATGGTAAGGATTATTTCTGGATAAATGACTTTAAAGCTAAAATGGTCATGCATCCTTATATGCCGGAACTTGATGGCCGGGATATGTCCAAGTTTGCTGATTTCAAGGGTAAACTGCTGATTGTGGAGATGGTCAATGCCACGGAAAAGGATGGTGCCGGCTATGTGAATTATCATTGGCAGTGGCAGGATAAGTCGGACAAGGTCGTACCCAAGATATCCTATGTGCAGAGGTTTTACCCTTGGAAGTGGATAGTGGGAACCGGGCTTTACCTTGATGATATTGAGTCCGAGGCCGCAGCCCGCAACCGGGAATTGATCATGATGACCGTGGCCATTCTCGGACTTATCTCTTTGCTTTCTTTTTACACCATTGTCCAGAGCAGAAGGGCCGGCAAAGATATTCAGGAAAGCGAAGCCCTGTTCAAGGGGATATTCAACCATAGCCAGCAATTTATGGGAGTGCTCAGTCCTGAAGGGGTTTTGCTGCTTGCCAATAAGGAATCTATGGATTTTGTGGAGGCTGATAAGGGTGATATAATCGGTCATTATCTTTGGGAAACCCCGTGGTGGGATGATTCACTTGAAGCTCAGCGACAACTCAAGGAGTTGATTCAGATTGCCTCTTTCGGCGGGGTGGGGAAAGGTATTTTCAGACATGATGGTCCGGATGGCAATTTTATCTATGTTGATTTTTCCGCCAAGCCTGTGGTCGACGATAACGGCAAGGTTCTTTTCCTCATTGCAGAGGGCCACAACGTAACGGAATTAAAAGAGGCTCAGGAGCAGATAGCCTTAAGCGAGGCAATGTTCAGGGGGGTGTTCAGCCAGTCTTTACAATTTATGGGCGTGGTTGATCTTGATGGTAATCTCAGGGAGGTAAACAAAGCCGCCCTTGATATTAGAAATGTTGTCCCCGAAGATGTTCTTGATCGGCCTTTCTGGGAAGGTCCATGGTGGCAGGACCCGCCATCCCTTATGGATAATTTAAAAGAAGACATCAAAAATGCCGCTAACGGTCATATTATTCGCCGGGAAGTCAGGACGAATGTTCCTGATGGTGGATCACGGTATGTTGATTTTTCATTGAAGCCTGCATTCGGTGCTGACGGAAAGATTATTTTCCTGCTGGCCGAGGGTAGGGATATTTCTGAATTACGTTCTGTGCAGGATCAGTTAAGCACCTTAAACCGCAATCTTGAGCAGAAAGTTGAGGAGCGCACAGCAGAGCTGCGCAGTTCTGTGAAGAGGCTGGAAAATGCTCAAAACCAGCTTATTCAATCAGAAAAAATGGCTGCTCTTGGTGATCTCGTTGCAGGGGTTGCCCATGAAATTAATACCCCGGTTGGAATCAGCGTAACCAGCATCAGTTTTATGGAAGAGAAACTGAAAGAGATCTCATCAAAGATGGATTCCGGTCAGTTACGCAAATCTGATTTTGATAAATTTGTGTCCATTGCCAAGGAAGCCACCAAGTCCAGTATGCTCAATCTGCATCGGGCTGCCGAACTTATCGGTAATTTCAAACAAGTGGCTGCTGATCAGGCATCGGGACAGAAAAGGACCATCAATTTTCATGAATATATTGATGAAATCCTGCTT carries:
- a CDS encoding cache domain-containing protein; translation: MGVFEKSKGAGSRTPVWLRVAVPTVASLLLFIIALFAVHMPAVRDALLVQRKESLKHMTQVAIGVLDHLRDQEIKGIISSEEARRRGAEIIGMMRFGPDGKDYFWINDFKAKMVMHPYMPELDGRDMSKFADFKGKLLIVEMVNATEKDGAGYVNYHWQWQDKSDKVVPKISYVQRFYPWKWIVGTGLYLDDIESEAAARNRELIMMTVAILGLISLLSFYTIVQSRRAGKDIQESEALFKGIFNHSQQFMGVLSPEGVLLLANKESMDFVEADKGDIIGHYLWETPWWDDSLEAQRQLKELIQIASFGGVGKGIFRHDGPDGNFIYVDFSAKPVVDDNGKVLFLIAEGHNVTELKEAQEQIALSEAMFRGVFSQSLQFMGVVDLDGNLREVNKAALDIRNVVPEDVLDRPFWEGPWWQDPPSLMDNLKEDIKNAANGHIIRREVRTNVPDGGSRYVDFSLKPAFGADGKIIFLLAEGRDISELRSVQDQLSTLNRNLEQKVEERTAELRSSVKRLENAQNQLIQSEKMAALGDLVAGVAHEINTPVGISVTSISFMEEKLKEISSKMDSGQLRKSDFDKFVSIAKEATKSSMLNLHRAAELIGNFKQVAADQASGQKRTINFHEYIDEILLSLRSKYKRTLHKINISCDDSLVLNTYPGAYMQIFSNLIINSLIHGFEGVEAGNIDIGVEVGDEDIIIRYTDDGKGMSEANVNKIFEPFFTTKRGAGGTGLGMSIVYNLVHTRLGGSITCSSVEGQGTAFTILLPKDILVED